From the Rhodoferax mekongensis genome, one window contains:
- a CDS encoding methyl-accepting chemotaxis protein, translating to MKLKHQIIALGLVGILASGLVGGIGLLQTDRLSGAIDASEAMSSALQNSQEADMMHDAIRGDVLLLVQGATTQNANQIAEASKDLEEHAKTFNDAIAQLEEKPLPPDVKAMLQTTKPMVQEYIAAARKAQELAAKDLAAAGTAIDGFQVAFGKLEDQMAHQADGIEKGVAAARTESHAKVISSRTQVLIAWVLSTLLLVGGAVFLARELSQPIAHAASIANALSEGHLHTEIHPAGSDETIQLLRSMEVMQRSFSNTVRAVKSSADAVATASAEIAQGNNDLSARTEQQASALEETAASMEELGSTVKQNADSARQANQLAMNASTVAIQGGEVVGQVVETMKGINESSRRIADIISVIDGIAFQTNILALNAAVEAARAGEQGRGFAVVASEVRSLAGRSAEAAKEIKSLINASVERVEQGSSLVDKAGETMTEVVSSIRRVTDIMGEISAASSEQSAGVSQVGEAVTQMDQATQQNAALVEEMAAAASSLKSQAHDLVQVVAVFKLGNENHGGYSGTSVTSGNSSTGGGSHALASPLPKAAVRSNPPQKLNFAGPERRAAAAANSAKTAPKPAAKPAASPAKAPPVLTAQAISPPKTSSRVTPAGGDDDWETF from the coding sequence ATGAAGCTCAAACACCAAATCATTGCGCTGGGATTGGTTGGCATTTTGGCGTCGGGACTGGTCGGTGGGATCGGTCTATTGCAGACTGACAGACTGTCCGGCGCCATCGATGCGTCAGAGGCCATGTCCAGCGCGCTCCAGAACAGCCAGGAGGCCGACATGATGCACGACGCAATACGCGGCGATGTACTGTTGCTGGTGCAGGGTGCGACCACCCAGAACGCCAATCAAATTGCCGAGGCCAGTAAGGACTTGGAAGAACATGCCAAGACTTTCAACGACGCCATCGCACAATTGGAAGAAAAGCCGCTGCCCCCAGACGTCAAAGCCATGCTGCAAACAACCAAGCCGATGGTGCAGGAATACATTGCTGCGGCCCGAAAAGCGCAAGAACTAGCGGCCAAGGATTTAGCCGCTGCGGGCACCGCTATCGATGGATTTCAGGTGGCCTTCGGCAAGCTTGAAGACCAGATGGCCCACCAAGCAGACGGAATCGAAAAAGGCGTAGCGGCAGCCCGGACAGAATCGCACGCCAAGGTCATCAGTTCCAGAACACAGGTGCTGATCGCCTGGGTTCTTTCAACGCTGTTGCTTGTAGGCGGTGCAGTATTCCTGGCTCGCGAGCTCTCACAGCCGATTGCCCATGCCGCTTCGATTGCAAATGCGCTTTCTGAAGGCCATCTGCATACCGAGATTCACCCCGCGGGCAGCGATGAAACCATTCAATTGCTGAGGTCCATGGAAGTCATGCAGCGCAGCTTCAGCAACACAGTGCGCGCCGTGAAAAGCAGCGCTGACGCAGTCGCCACCGCCAGCGCCGAAATCGCCCAAGGCAACAACGACCTCTCCGCCCGCACCGAACAACAAGCCAGCGCTCTGGAAGAAACCGCAGCGTCCATGGAAGAACTCGGCTCCACCGTCAAACAAAACGCCGACTCCGCCCGCCAGGCCAATCAACTGGCCATGAATGCCTCTACCGTGGCTATTCAAGGCGGAGAAGTCGTTGGTCAAGTCGTGGAGACCATGAAAGGCATCAATGAATCCAGCCGCAGAATTGCAGACATCATCAGCGTCATTGACGGCATTGCCTTCCAGACCAACATCCTGGCCCTGAACGCCGCTGTTGAGGCCGCCCGGGCCGGAGAACAAGGCCGTGGCTTTGCCGTCGTAGCCTCTGAAGTCCGATCGCTGGCAGGACGCAGTGCCGAAGCCGCCAAAGAAATCAAGAGCCTGATCAACGCCAGCGTAGAGCGGGTAGAGCAGGGAAGTAGCCTGGTAGACAAAGCCGGTGAAACCATGACCGAAGTGGTCAGCAGCATCCGCCGGGTGACCGACATCATGGGAGAAATCAGCGCCGCCAGCTCAGAACAGAGTGCAGGTGTTTCCCAAGTGGGAGAAGCAGTCACCCAGATGGACCAGGCCACGCAACAAAACGCTGCCTTGGTGGAAGAGATGGCAGCGGCTGCCAGCAGCCTGAAGAGTCAGGCCCATGATCTGGTGCAGGTGGTGGCGGTGTTCAAGCTGGGCAACGAGAACCACGGCGGCTATTCAGGTACAAGCGTCACAAGTGGCAACAGTTCGACCGGCGGAGGCAGTCACGCGTTGGCAAGCCCCTTGCCCAAAGCAGCCGTGCGCTCCAACCCACCCCAGAAGTTGAACTTTGCGGGGCCCGAGCGCAGGGCAGCAGCTGCAGCAAATTCCGCCAAAACTGCCCCCAAGCCAGCCGCCAAACCGGCAGCCTCACCGGCAAAAGCTCCGCCGGTGCTGACAGCTCAGGCCATCTCACCCCCCAAGACCAGCAGCCGCGTGACGCCTGCGGGCGGGGATGATGATTGGGAGACTTTTTAA
- a CDS encoding phosphoglycolate phosphatase: MSCWPRTALDAVIVDLDGTMVDTLGDFVQALQRMLADLPEPFHTFTVHQDLVEKMVGKGSEHLIKSLLAHIDSAQAAMESVALYESAWAAYQRHYVEVNGLYSKVYPGVVRGLDAWKQQGLKMVCVTNKPTAFAKTLLADKGLAGYFSLVVGGDAVERKKPDPMPLLFACEQMDVVPARTLMVGDSSNDAQAARAAGCPVLLVSYGYNHGQPVHAVDADAVVDSLADFRWA; the protein is encoded by the coding sequence ATGTCATGCTGGCCCCGCACTGCGCTGGACGCCGTCATCGTCGATCTGGACGGCACCATGGTCGACACCTTGGGTGATTTTGTGCAGGCTTTGCAGCGCATGCTGGCCGATTTGCCGGAGCCCTTCCATACATTCACCGTCCATCAAGACTTGGTGGAGAAAATGGTCGGCAAGGGCTCTGAGCACTTGATAAAAAGCCTGCTGGCGCACATCGATAGTGCGCAGGCTGCTATGGAAAGTGTAGCGCTTTACGAATCGGCATGGGCGGCCTATCAGCGCCACTATGTGGAAGTGAATGGCCTTTATTCCAAGGTGTACCCTGGCGTGGTGCGAGGTTTGGATGCCTGGAAGCAGCAGGGCTTGAAGATGGTGTGTGTCACCAACAAGCCCACCGCGTTTGCCAAAACCTTGCTGGCCGACAAAGGCCTCGCAGGCTATTTCAGTCTTGTGGTCGGTGGCGATGCCGTAGAACGCAAAAAACCCGACCCCATGCCTTTGCTGTTCGCTTGTGAACAGATGGACGTAGTCCCTGCGCGCACCCTGATGGTGGGTGACTCCAGCAATGACGCCCAAGCCGCCCGCGCTGCCGGCTGCCCGGTGCTGCTGGTGAGCTACGGTTACAACCATGGCCAGCCTGTCCACGCCGTGGATGCTGACGCTGTGGTCGACAGCCTCGCGGACTTCCGCTGGGCTTAA
- a CDS encoding putative bifunctional diguanylate cyclase/phosphodiesterase, with the protein MDQPPTKTLQLKDQFGSPWLGGRNSHVRVRVAMYGVLLLLLVLGSLRGILAQHWQETRQLDIEVMQSVAEQVTTTQRLGLLIEALHGRLDAPARREAVGSAALLLRKEAQSFDELLNRQAALEPMASDAVLSALAAWRADREVLWPLLERWGAASADQSGAQGALLVEMERVVQRVSTSVYDLSRMVQQDVEQRSRRLISTIWTIVGGIAALGVLLAVGVVEPTARGVRRQYEAMSSQAERLKRLAMVAELSSNAIAITDSVHRVVWINEAFSNLTGYSPDQSRGRRIGTLLKARSADPTHFTEFTEALAQGRGIKREVRVITKSAELGWVLVDMQPIRDEDGTMSGWVLVATDLTAVRTQQEILSLAVSGAGLGIWHWDLVDDSVGWNARMQQILGYPDGALMPRSATWLSLIHPDDVQAWKHSLRQHLRDESNEHRLSVRLRHHSGRWVWVLFAGRAADRSVQGRVLRLAGVAMDVNAQKALEQQLRTAARTDDLTALPNRTVMVELIRAALARRHLEPGYHFAVLFMDFDRFKQVNDTLGHTVGDALLRQIARRLEDSLRPGDSFAHSGDFDKVAARIGGDEFVVLLDDIRGDLDAIHVAGRLLDVLAAPYVLDGHRVTSTVSIGIVTSTHTEDDADSVLRDADIAMYEAKRSGRARYVVFDPLMRSQVSDSVSLENDLRQALDNREMRVVYQPLVHLPGHQLAGVEALVRWQHPVRGAVSPVDFIPLAEACGVIAALGKFVLETACQTFAQLQRDLGSAAPPSMSVNLSRAQLREPGLVDMVRDALRSADMEPQQLVLEVTESLAAQDALVQTTLQELRAMGVALSLDDFGTGYSSLACLHELPVSSIKIDRSFVNLLDKSDYHRVLIEATLRVAATLKLGTVAEGIETAEQATEMAAMGCQKGQGYWFGRPMDVEALVAWIQARQPLEKIA; encoded by the coding sequence TTGGACCAGCCCCCAACCAAGACCTTGCAGCTGAAGGACCAGTTCGGCAGTCCCTGGTTGGGCGGGCGTAACTCCCATGTTCGGGTCCGGGTGGCGATGTATGGTGTGTTGCTGCTCCTGTTGGTCCTGGGGTCTCTGAGGGGCATACTGGCCCAGCACTGGCAAGAAACCCGGCAACTCGACATAGAGGTCATGCAGTCGGTGGCAGAGCAGGTGACAACCACTCAGCGGCTGGGACTGTTGATTGAAGCCCTGCATGGCCGGTTGGACGCGCCAGCGCGCAGAGAGGCTGTCGGCTCGGCGGCGCTGCTTTTGCGCAAAGAGGCGCAGAGCTTCGACGAGCTGTTGAATCGCCAGGCGGCGCTGGAACCGATGGCGTCCGATGCGGTGCTCTCTGCGCTGGCAGCCTGGCGCGCCGACCGAGAAGTACTGTGGCCTTTGCTGGAGAGGTGGGGAGCGGCCTCGGCAGATCAGTCCGGAGCTCAGGGCGCCTTGCTGGTGGAGATGGAGCGTGTTGTTCAACGCGTTTCGACTTCTGTGTACGACTTGAGCCGAATGGTGCAACAGGACGTAGAGCAGCGGAGCAGAAGATTGATCTCCACGATCTGGACCATCGTGGGGGGAATTGCCGCCTTGGGCGTATTGCTTGCGGTGGGGGTGGTGGAGCCCACAGCGCGCGGGGTGCGGCGCCAGTACGAAGCCATGTCCAGCCAGGCGGAACGTTTGAAACGGCTGGCGATGGTGGCCGAGCTGAGCTCCAATGCGATTGCCATCACTGACAGCGTGCACCGGGTGGTCTGGATCAACGAGGCATTCAGCAACCTGACCGGCTATTCCCCGGACCAGTCTCGGGGGCGTCGCATCGGCACCTTGCTGAAGGCGCGCAGCGCCGACCCGACCCATTTCACCGAGTTCACTGAAGCGCTGGCGCAAGGGCGAGGCATCAAACGCGAAGTGCGCGTGATCACCAAGAGTGCCGAATTGGGATGGGTGCTGGTGGACATGCAACCTATCCGCGATGAAGATGGCACCATGTCCGGTTGGGTTCTGGTCGCGACCGACCTCACGGCAGTGCGTACACAGCAAGAGATCCTGTCCTTGGCGGTGTCCGGCGCCGGCTTGGGCATTTGGCACTGGGATTTGGTCGATGACAGCGTGGGATGGAATGCGCGCATGCAGCAGATCCTAGGATATCCGGACGGTGCCTTGATGCCTCGTTCCGCGACCTGGTTGAGTTTGATCCACCCCGATGATGTGCAGGCTTGGAAGCATTCCCTGCGCCAGCATTTGCGGGATGAGTCCAATGAGCACCGCCTCTCGGTGCGTCTGCGCCACCATTCCGGGCGTTGGGTGTGGGTCCTGTTCGCAGGTCGTGCAGCAGACCGGTCTGTGCAGGGGCGCGTGTTGCGCTTGGCCGGCGTGGCCATGGATGTGAATGCCCAAAAGGCGCTGGAGCAGCAGCTTCGTACCGCAGCACGCACTGACGACTTGACTGCGCTGCCCAATCGCACGGTCATGGTGGAGTTGATCCGTGCAGCATTGGCGCGTCGCCACTTGGAGCCCGGCTATCACTTTGCGGTGCTGTTCATGGACTTTGACCGTTTCAAGCAGGTCAACGACACCCTGGGTCACACCGTAGGCGATGCTTTGCTGCGCCAGATTGCCCGCCGCCTGGAGGACAGCCTGAGGCCCGGAGATAGTTTTGCCCACAGTGGGGACTTTGACAAGGTAGCCGCCCGCATCGGGGGGGATGAGTTCGTGGTCCTGCTTGACGATATCCGTGGTGATCTGGACGCCATTCACGTCGCCGGCCGCCTCCTCGATGTGCTGGCTGCGCCGTATGTGTTGGACGGACACCGGGTGACATCCACCGTGAGCATCGGCATCGTGACCAGCACCCACACCGAAGATGACGCGGACAGCGTGCTGCGGGACGCAGACATCGCCATGTATGAGGCCAAGCGAAGCGGCCGTGCACGCTATGTAGTGTTCGATCCGCTGATGCGTTCGCAGGTGAGTGACTCTGTTTCTTTGGAGAACGACTTGCGTCAGGCGCTGGACAACCGCGAAATGCGGGTGGTCTATCAACCGTTGGTTCATTTGCCGGGGCATCAGTTAGCCGGTGTGGAGGCCTTGGTGCGCTGGCAGCACCCGGTGCGCGGCGCGGTTTCGCCGGTGGACTTCATTCCCTTGGCGGAGGCGTGCGGTGTGATTGCCGCACTCGGGAAGTTTGTGTTGGAAACAGCCTGCCAGACGTTTGCGCAATTGCAGCGCGACCTGGGGTCTGCCGCGCCGCCCAGCATGTCTGTGAACCTTTCCCGCGCACAGTTGAGGGAGCCCGGCCTGGTAGACATGGTGCGTGACGCTCTTCGCAGCGCAGATATGGAGCCCCAGCAGTTGGTATTGGAAGTGACCGAGAGCTTGGCCGCCCAGGATGCGCTGGTGCAGACCACCTTGCAGGAACTACGAGCCATGGGAGTAGCACTGTCACTGGATGACTTTGGAACCGGCTACTCGTCGCTCGCCTGCCTGCATGAGTTGCCGGTAAGTTCCATCAAGATCGACCGTTCATTCGTCAACCTGCTCGACAAGAGTGACTACCACCGTGTATTGATTGAAGCCACCTTGCGGGTGGCCGCGACCTTGAAGTTGGGTACGGTGGCAGAAGGCATTGAAACCGCGGAACAGGCTACCGAGATGGCCGCGATGGGCTGCCAAAAGGGCCAGGGTTACTGGTTCGGGCGCCCCATGGACGTCGAAGCGCTGGTGGCCTGGATACAAGCCCGACAACCCCTGGAGAAAATTGCGTGA
- the rpe gene encoding ribulose-phosphate 3-epimerase, with product MTYRIAPSILSADFARLGEEVKNVIAAGADWIHFDVMDNHYVPNLTFGPMICSALKPHAKTAEGGAVPIDVHLMISPVDALAASFAEAGADYISFHPDASGHVHRSVQAIKSKGVKAGLVFNPAEPLDVLDWVIDDIDLILIMSVNPGFGGQSFIDSALRKVEAARKRIEASGKDIRLEVDGGIKTDNIRRVADAGADTFVAGSAIFGKPDYKSVVDAMRVALAG from the coding sequence ATGACCTACCGTATTGCCCCCTCCATCCTCTCTGCCGACTTTGCCCGACTGGGTGAAGAAGTCAAAAACGTGATCGCCGCCGGCGCGGATTGGATTCACTTTGATGTGATGGACAACCACTATGTGCCCAACCTGACTTTCGGTCCCATGATTTGCAGCGCCTTGAAGCCCCATGCCAAGACCGCCGAGGGGGGCGCCGTGCCGATTGATGTGCACTTGATGATTTCTCCGGTAGACGCGCTGGCGGCCAGCTTTGCCGAAGCAGGTGCGGACTACATCAGCTTTCACCCCGATGCCTCCGGCCATGTGCACCGCAGTGTGCAGGCCATCAAGTCCAAGGGCGTGAAGGCCGGTCTGGTGTTCAACCCCGCCGAGCCCCTGGATGTGCTGGACTGGGTGATCGACGATATTGACCTTATCCTCATCATGAGCGTCAACCCTGGCTTCGGCGGCCAGAGCTTTATTGACTCGGCCCTGCGCAAGGTCGAGGCAGCCCGCAAGCGCATTGAGGCTAGCGGCAAAGACATTCGCCTTGAAGTGGACGGCGGCATCAAAACCGACAATATCCGACGCGTGGCCGATGCGGGCGCAGACACCTTCGTGGCGGGCAGCGCCATTTTCGGCAAACCGGACTACAAGTCGGTGGTGGACGCCATGCGCGTTGCGCTGGCGGGCTGA
- the apaG gene encoding Co2+/Mg2+ efflux protein ApaG produces MAKYAFLVEVKPQYLAEQSAPHEDLYVFAYTITITNIGEVTAQLISRTWNVNDATGHTERVKGLGVVGQQPLLKPGQSFEYTSGTRLRTPTGTMHGSFFCVAEDGEKFDTDIPMFVLDALSDADGPRTLH; encoded by the coding sequence ATGGCCAAATACGCATTCCTGGTGGAAGTCAAACCCCAATATCTGGCGGAGCAATCCGCCCCGCATGAGGACCTGTATGTCTTCGCGTACACCATCACCATCACCAATATCGGCGAAGTGACGGCGCAATTGATCTCCCGCACCTGGAATGTGAATGACGCCACCGGCCACACCGAACGCGTCAAAGGCTTGGGCGTGGTGGGCCAGCAACCCCTGCTCAAGCCCGGCCAGTCTTTTGAATACACCAGTGGAACCCGCTTGCGCACCCCCACAGGCACCATGCACGGCAGCTTTTTTTGCGTAGCCGAGGACGGCGAAAAATTCGATACCGACATTCCCATGTTCGTTCTGGACGCCCTGAGTGATGCGGATGGCCCGCGCACGCTGCATTGA
- a CDS encoding site-specific recombinase gives MARVDLSALLEQLATPAPAVERHIWLICLLAWVHGPEQTPEPAVARVALLLDVLEARPETTQQLRAWWAELLGSVDGSTLLSDYGFGSRNAFMSELVERLNRKLLPATPETQDASELFALVLNDPRDARWIAALPADTLSRLAALLSVPATRAGAPKALRPVTVWQHTLLHALTFCTSQIRATGFSQEMRLRMSSPLRDGSPFHTLASDLDRVLDTWLQGGDTSDAVLHFRSQLDACRHAATTVYTHLDAHGISVDLVFRLRQLRERVLRVRALLDCLLEDTQHVATARLLSHLASVGQEQRSVGALISSNSSLLAAKVAERSSETGEHYITRTRAEYRAMLGHAAGGGALTALTTAMKFGIMALGLSAFWYGFWSGVMYAASFVLIQMLHFTLATKQPAMTAPAMAAKLKDISDSQALQAFVDEVTHLVRSQVAAVIGNVAVVFPAAVLLSAVLLLVTGAPMLTPEKADYVLHSLTLLGPSLLFAAFTGVLLFSSSIVAGWVENWFVLHRLDSAIRYNPRITAWLGAARADRWAHFMRHHISGLAANISLGMMLGLVPAILAFVGPALDVRHVTLSAGQLGAACAALGWDVVRNPALWWAVASIPMIGLLNVGVSFYLAFRVALQAHNVSGIDRSRIRSSIWQRVRQAPMSFLWPAKE, from the coding sequence ATGGCACGTGTTGACCTGTCGGCCCTGCTGGAGCAACTGGCCACGCCCGCACCGGCCGTAGAGCGTCACATCTGGTTGATCTGCCTGCTGGCTTGGGTGCATGGCCCGGAGCAAACGCCTGAGCCCGCTGTCGCGCGCGTAGCCTTGTTGCTGGATGTGTTGGAGGCCCGGCCTGAAACCACGCAGCAATTGCGCGCGTGGTGGGCGGAGCTGCTGGGCTCTGTGGACGGCAGCACCCTGCTTTCGGATTACGGTTTCGGCTCGCGCAACGCCTTTATGAGCGAACTGGTGGAGCGCCTCAACCGCAAATTGCTGCCCGCCACCCCGGAAACCCAGGACGCATCCGAACTCTTTGCGCTGGTGCTCAACGATCCGCGGGACGCCCGCTGGATTGCGGCACTCCCAGCAGACACTCTGAGCCGCCTGGCGGCTCTGCTCAGCGTGCCAGCCACAAGGGCTGGCGCACCCAAGGCCTTACGCCCGGTCACCGTGTGGCAACACACCTTGCTGCATGCCCTGACCTTTTGTACCAGCCAGATTCGCGCCACAGGCTTCTCACAGGAAATGCGCCTGCGCATGAGCAGCCCTCTGCGGGACGGCAGCCCATTCCATACGCTGGCCAGCGATTTGGACCGGGTGCTGGACACCTGGTTGCAAGGCGGAGATACCTCTGACGCCGTGTTGCATTTCCGCAGCCAACTCGACGCCTGTCGCCATGCGGCCACCACGGTGTACACCCACCTGGATGCCCATGGCATTTCGGTCGATCTGGTGTTCCGTCTGCGGCAGTTGCGCGAACGCGTGTTGCGGGTCCGCGCCCTGCTGGACTGCCTGCTGGAAGACACCCAGCACGTCGCCACCGCCCGCCTGCTCTCGCACCTGGCCAGCGTGGGTCAGGAGCAGCGCAGTGTAGGGGCCCTCATTTCGTCCAACTCTTCACTGCTTGCGGCCAAAGTGGCCGAGCGCAGCTCGGAGACCGGAGAGCACTACATCACCCGCACCCGCGCCGAGTACCGCGCCATGCTGGGCCATGCTGCAGGCGGAGGGGCGCTGACTGCGCTGACCACCGCCATGAAGTTCGGCATCATGGCACTGGGCCTGTCGGCTTTCTGGTACGGGTTCTGGTCCGGGGTGATGTACGCCGCCAGCTTTGTGCTGATCCAGATGCTGCATTTCACGCTGGCCACCAAGCAGCCCGCCATGACAGCGCCTGCCATGGCCGCCAAGCTGAAAGACATCTCAGACTCCCAAGCCCTGCAAGCCTTTGTGGATGAGGTGACGCACCTGGTGCGCTCCCAGGTGGCAGCGGTCATCGGCAACGTGGCGGTCGTGTTTCCGGCTGCGGTCCTGCTGTCTGCGGTGCTCCTGCTGGTGACCGGCGCGCCCATGCTTACCCCGGAGAAGGCCGACTACGTGCTGCACTCCCTCACCTTGCTCGGGCCCTCGCTGTTGTTTGCCGCCTTCACCGGCGTGCTCTTGTTTTCCAGCAGCATCGTCGCGGGCTGGGTGGAAAACTGGTTTGTGCTGCACCGGCTGGATTCGGCCATCCGCTACAACCCGCGCATCACCGCATGGCTGGGCGCCGCGCGTGCAGACCGGTGGGCGCACTTCATGCGGCACCACATCTCGGGATTGGCCGCCAACATCTCGCTGGGCATGATGCTCGGCTTGGTGCCCGCCATTCTGGCTTTTGTCGGCCCGGCACTGGACGTGCGCCACGTCACCCTGTCTGCCGGGCAACTGGGCGCCGCCTGTGCTGCATTGGGCTGGGACGTCGTGCGCAACCCGGCCCTGTGGTGGGCCGTGGCCAGCATTCCGATGATCGGCTTGCTCAATGTGGGCGTGAGTTTTTACCTGGCGTTCCGGGTGGCGCTGCAAGCGCACAACGTGTCGGGCATTGACCGGTCGCGCATCCGCAGCAGCATCTGGCAACGCGTGCGGCAGGCCCCGATGAGCTTTTTGTGGCCCGCCAAAGAATGA
- the thiL gene encoding thiamine-phosphate kinase yields MSDLGEFALIARYFERSQHPLPTQVVLGIGDDCALLQPTPGMQWAISSDMLVSGRHFFADVNPRTLGHKALAVNLSDLAACGARPVGFTLALSLPDADPAWLQGFSQGLFALADAHHCPLVGGDTTRGPLNICITVFGETPPGQALLRSGARAGDDIWVSGTLGDAALALHCLWGRDQLPAEALALARQRLEQPTPRVALGQALRGIATAAADVSDGLLGDLGHILERSRVGAELEALDAINLLAARAHITGASGTFDPHSQADSTALRYVLSGGDDYELVFTAALESRLQVESAATGCGTRVTRIGRIVRDPGVTVKAPDGSALHGPWASFDHFAT; encoded by the coding sequence ATGAGCGACCTCGGCGAATTTGCGCTGATCGCGCGCTACTTCGAGCGCAGCCAGCACCCCTTGCCCACGCAGGTCGTACTCGGTATCGGGGATGACTGCGCCCTGCTGCAACCCACCCCCGGCATGCAGTGGGCCATCAGCAGCGACATGCTGGTCAGCGGCCGGCACTTCTTTGCCGATGTGAACCCGCGCACCCTGGGCCACAAGGCGCTCGCCGTCAACCTGAGCGACCTTGCGGCCTGTGGCGCAAGGCCTGTAGGCTTTACCCTCGCACTCAGCCTGCCCGATGCAGACCCGGCGTGGCTACAAGGTTTCTCGCAAGGCCTGTTTGCGTTGGCCGATGCACACCATTGCCCACTGGTCGGCGGCGACACCACACGCGGCCCGCTCAATATTTGCATCACGGTCTTCGGAGAAACCCCGCCCGGCCAGGCACTGTTGCGCAGTGGTGCCCGCGCGGGGGATGACATCTGGGTCAGCGGCACCTTGGGCGACGCGGCCCTCGCGCTTCATTGCCTCTGGGGCCGCGACCAGTTGCCCGCCGAAGCATTGGCCCTAGCACGCCAACGGCTCGAACAGCCCACCCCCCGCGTGGCACTCGGGCAGGCCTTGCGCGGCATCGCCACCGCAGCAGCCGATGTCAGTGACGGCCTGTTGGGCGACCTGGGTCACATCCTGGAGCGCAGCCGTGTCGGCGCAGAACTGGAGGCACTGGATGCTATCAATTTGCTAGCTGCTCGCGCACATATCACGGGCGCCAGCGGCACTTTTGATCCACATTCACAGGCTGACAGCACCGCGCTTCGCTATGTACTGAGCGGCGGGGACGACTATGAGCTGGTGTTCACCGCAGCGCTGGAAAGTCGCCTGCAAGTTGAATCCGCGGCCACAGGCTGCGGTACCCGTGTCACCCGCATTGGCCGCATCGTTCGGGACCCCGGTGTGACCGTCAAAGCGCCGGACGGGTCTGCCCTGCACGGACCGTGGGCCAGCTTTGACCATTTCGCGACGTAA
- a CDS encoding Crp/Fnr family transcriptional regulator has product MPTDTPAANGYVFKQLKRLGLSDALALQTAPMVKVQAFDAGKRLWTKGNEIKHWMFIIQGLVSASVPTTNSESTPISVYGRGAWFGEQSIINRKPSFADYVCLTATEVLTLPAAQFDQLFVTEPNFARFVAKLMAWRVQKTSETLTLMKLGNPCMRVVMGLAQFAEALAYRSDRPPTIGFGEGVEIPIPQNTLASLCGVSRTLFSEYVQQLAQHGWLKLSYGKLEILSIHTWHAFARSQREDSVNKLNASIQELLELLRTLDAA; this is encoded by the coding sequence GTGCCCACCGATACCCCGGCAGCCAACGGCTATGTATTCAAGCAGCTCAAACGGCTGGGCTTGTCGGATGCGTTGGCTTTGCAAACCGCCCCCATGGTCAAGGTGCAAGCCTTCGACGCCGGCAAGCGGCTGTGGACCAAGGGCAACGAGATCAAGCATTGGATGTTCATCATTCAAGGACTGGTCTCTGCGTCTGTACCGACCACCAACTCCGAGTCCACGCCGATTTCTGTCTACGGGCGTGGCGCCTGGTTCGGGGAACAGTCCATCATCAACCGCAAGCCCAGTTTTGCGGACTATGTGTGCCTCACGGCCACGGAGGTGCTGACGCTACCTGCCGCCCAGTTCGACCAGCTGTTTGTGACCGAACCCAACTTCGCGCGCTTTGTCGCCAAGCTCATGGCTTGGCGGGTGCAGAAAACGTCGGAAACACTCACCCTGATGAAGCTGGGCAACCCGTGCATGCGCGTTGTCATGGGCTTGGCGCAGTTCGCAGAAGCCTTGGCCTACCGCTCAGACCGGCCGCCCACCATAGGCTTTGGTGAGGGTGTGGAAATCCCTATCCCGCAGAACACCCTGGCCTCGTTATGCGGGGTGTCGCGCACCCTGTTTTCCGAGTACGTGCAGCAACTCGCGCAGCACGGCTGGCTCAAGCTGTCGTACGGCAAGCTGGAGATCCTGTCGATTCACACCTGGCACGCCTTTGCGCGCAGCCAGCGGGAAGACAGTGTGAACAAGCTGAACGCCAGCATCCAGGAACTGCTGGAGTTGCTCCGCACGCTGGACGCGGCCTGA